One genomic region from Salvelinus sp. IW2-2015 linkage group LG24, ASM291031v2, whole genome shotgun sequence encodes:
- the LOC111951383 gene encoding nectin-1-like, with protein sequence MRIRFISYNGRPTVTRGQHADLTCELIETDELIQISWQKSTRGYLANYNFFLILITPSYGPSHVKGRGDRVGFIGNTTALVGSVRLGYVSLTDEGVYTRIFTVFPSGPYKAEIHLNVQIAVETLPVVSEGKESILATCTAATAKPPAEVQWSTASARQPLSLTTSTNTTLIPDDTATVRVHLKGDPSRVMHQQEVQCLVNHTTLSQQKAVPYELDVHYLPNSVKIILHESAPQAPAFQCLVDANPPPTEFTWKRLNRSNLSETRGLLELMKVGPDFSGLYSCEVSNPYGAASGFLYVHKGNDVS encoded by the exons ATGC GTATCAGATTCATATCTTACAATGGCCGCCCAACAGTGACTCGGGGACAACACGCAGACTTGACCTGTGAGCTCATAGAGACAGACGAGCTCATCCAGATCTCATGGCAGAAGAGTACCAGGGGTTACCTTGCCAACTACAacttcttcctcatcctcatcacTCCTAGCTATGGTCCATCACATGTCAAAGGGCGGGGGGACAGGGTGGGCTTCATTGGGAACACCACAGCACTGGTGGGCTCTGTCCGACTGGGGTATGTGTCCCTGACTGATGAGGGCGTCTACACCCGCATCTTCACTGTGTTCCCCAGTGGGCCATACAAGGCAGAGATCCACCTCAATGTCCAAA TTGCTGTGGAGACTCTTCCCGTGGTTTCTGAGGGGAAGGAGAGCATCTTGGCCACATGCACAGCGGCTACCGCCAAGCCCCCCGCTGAGGTACAGTGGAGCACGGCCAGTGCAAGACAACCACTGAGTCTGACAACCTCAACCAATACTACACTGATCCCAGACGACACCGCCACGGTGAGGGTCCACCTGAAGGGAGACCCCTCCAGAGTCATGCACCAACAGGAGGTTCAGTGCCTGGTGAACCACACCACTCTGAGCCAGCAGAAGGCTGTTCCCTACGAGCTAGATGTACACT ACCTTCCAAATTCGGTCAAAATCATCCTTCATGAGAGCGCACCCCAGGCACCAGCGTTTCAGTGTTTAGTAGACGCCAACCCCCCTCCAACAGAGTTCACATGGAAGAG ACTGAATAGATCAAATCTCAGTGAGACCAGGGGCTTGTTGGAGTTAATGAAGGTGGGCCCTGACTTCAGTGGTCTGTACAGCTGTGAGGTGTCCAACCCATACGGAGCAGCATCTGGTTTCCTGTATGTGCATAAAGGTAATGACGTAT cctga